Proteins co-encoded in one Arachis hypogaea cultivar Tifrunner chromosome 13, arahy.Tifrunner.gnm2.J5K5, whole genome shotgun sequence genomic window:
- the LOC112791854 gene encoding paired amphipathic helix protein Sin3-like 4, with amino-acid sequence MKRSRDDVYMSSQLKRPMVSSRGEPSGQPQVTIGNAGQKLTTDDALQYLKAVKDMFHDKKEKYDDFLEVMKDFKAQRIDTAGVIARVKELFKGHRNLILGFNTFLPKGYEITLPLEDEQPQQKKPVEFVEAINFVGKIKSRFQGDDRVYKSFLDILNMYRKETKTISEVYLEVAALFRDHEDLLEEFTHFLPDNSVSASTHYTSARNSILRDKSSAMPTIRPMHVDKKERTTASHGERDLSVDHPDQELDKSLVRADKDQKRRAEKEKDRREERDRRERERDDRDYDVDCNRDSLSHKRKSGRRTDDSGAEPFHEEDENFDLRPMSSTCEDKSSLKSMCSQVVAFLEKVKEKLRTPEVYQEFLKCLHIYSREIITRQELQSLVGDLLGKFPDLMEGFNEFLAQCEKNEGFLAGVMNKKSLRNEGHGLKALKVEERDRDRDRDKVEGVKERDRECRERDKSTAAAANKDVFVPKMSPYATKDKYLAKPINELDLSNCEQCTPSYRLLPKNYPIQIPSQRTELGAEVLNDHWVSVTSGSEDYSFKHMRKNQFEDILFRCEDDRYELDMLIESVNVAIKRVEELLEKINTNIIKGDSPIRIEEHFTASNLRLIERLYGDHGLDAMDWLRKDAPRFLPVILNRLRQKHVECVRMSVACKPEWAKVHAANHHKSLDHRSFYFKQQDKKSLSNKALLTEIKEISEKKWKDDVLLAIAAGNRRPLLPNLEFEYPDPEIHEDLYQLIKYSCGELCTTEQMDEVLKIWTTFLEPMLGVPSRPQSCEDTDDIVKAKSNSSRSGTSNDSNGNDSHGFGATPNNLNTNENRDESILLAQSNSFKEWLANGDSGVKESSHLDSDRTSYKIETLGSNTQQGKIHMIASIPDEVSRINKQDHPIEKLASANISVASGMEQNGRTNIDNTSGLTSPPSGPGNVSGEGGLGLPPSKPADSTKPVTSSNGVITEGTKVHRPKDESVGHFKSDREEGELSPNGDFEEDNFAVYREAGLEGVIEGKDSSTSRQYQSRHGEEVCGEAGGRNDLDDEGEESPHRSSEDSDHALENGDVSGSESADGDDFTREEKEGRDQEHNNKAESEGEAEEMADGNDVEGDSSLVPISEHFLLTAKPLAKYVMPVLHEKEHYRVFYGNDSFYVLFRLHQKLYERIRSAKVNSSSDERKWGTTNDTSSTEQYGRFLNSLYDFLDGSSDNTKFEDDCRAIVGTQSYVLFTIDKLIYKLVKHLQAVADDEMDNKLLQLYAHEKSRKPERFFDTVYHDNARILLHDDNIYRVECSPAPTRLSIQLMDYGRDKPEVTAVSIDPKFSAYLHNDFLAVVPDQNKKSGIFLNRNKRKYATVDEFTSQAMDGVDVFNGLECKIACSSSKVSYVLDTEDFLIRTRSRRRTLHHNNSFHEKAKPSEKCSSRAQRYHQLFTIT; translated from the exons ATGAAGAGGTCCAGAGATGATGTTTACATGAGTTCTCAGCTCAAACGACCTATGGTATCTTCTAGAGGAGAACC CTCCGGGCAACCCCAGGTTACGATTGGTAATGCTGGTCAGAAACTGACCACAGATGATGCCTTACAATACCTGAAGGCCGTGAAGGATATGTTTCATGATAAGAAGGAAAAGTATGATGACTTTTTAGAAGTAATGAAAGATTTCAAGGCCCAAAG AATTGATACAGCGGGTGTCATAGCAAGAGTGAAGGAGCTCTTTAAAGGGCATAGAAATCTAATTTTAGGGTTTAATACCTTCTTGCCTAAGGGATATGAAATTACACTTCCGTTGGAGGATGAACAACCTCAGCAGAAGAAGCCTGTTGAATTTGTTGAAGCTATAAATTTTGTGGGCAAGATCAAG AGTCGGTTTCAAGGCGATGACCGTGTGTATAAGTCGTTTCTTGATATATTGAATATGTACAGAAAGGAAACCAAGACTATCTCTGAGGTTTACTTAGAG GTTGCTGCACTTTTCCGTGACCATGAAGATCTTCTTGaggagtttactcattttcttccTGATAATTCAGTATCAGCTTCAACTCATTATACTTCTGCCCGAAATTCTATACTTCGTGATAAGAGCTCTGCAATGCCAACTATTAGACCAATGCATGTTGACAAG AAAGAAAGGACCACGGCTTCTCATGGTGAACGTGATCTCAGCGTTGATCATCCTGATCAAGAACTTGATAAAAGTTTGGTGAGGGCTGATAAGGACCAGAAAAGGCGTGCTGAAAAGGAAAAGGACCGTCGAGAAGAGAGAGATAGGAGAGAAAGGGAAAGGGATGATAGAGATTATGATGTTGATTGTAATAGAGACAGTTTATCCCACAAGCGAAAATCTGGTCGTAGGACTGATGACTCTGGTGCTGAACCATTCcatgaagaagatgaaaatttTGACCTGCGCCCTATGTCATCTACTTGTGAAGATAAAAGCTCTTTGAAAA GTATGTGCAGTCAAGTCGTTGCTTTCCTTGAAAAAGTCAAGGAGAAATTACGAACTCCTGAGGTTTATCAAGAATTTTTGAAGTGTCTACATATATACAGCAGGGAAATAATTACCCGACAAGAATTGCAGTCATTG GTGGGTGATTTGCTGGGGAAATTTCCAGATCTTATGGAGGGATTTAATGAATTTTTGGCACAATGCGAGAAGAATG AAGGATTTCTTGCTGGCGTCATGAACAAAA AGTCCTTGCGGAATGAAGGACATGGATTGAAAGCATTGAAGGTAGAGGAGAGGGATAGAGATCGAGACCGTGATAAGGTTGAAGGGGTGAAAGAAAGGGATAGAGAGTGCCGAGAAAGGGACAAATCCACTGCAGCAGCTGCAAATAAAGATGTTTTCGTTCCTAAGATGTCTCCATATGCCACCAAGGATAAGTATTTGGCAAAACCTATAAATGAGCTAGACCTTTCTAATTGTGAACAATGCACTCCCAGTTACCGTCTTCTTCCAAAAAAT TACCCAATACAAATACCTAGCCAGAGAACAGAACTTGGTGCAGAAGTATTGAATGACCACTGGGTGTCTGTCACTTCAGGAAGTGAAGATTATTCCTTTAAACACATGCGAAAAAATCAGTTTGAAGATATTCTGTTTAGATGTGAAGATGACAG GTATGAACTTGATATGCTGATCGAGTCTGTAAATGTAGCAATCAAGCGAGTAGAAGAGCTCTTGGAAAAGattaatactaatattataaAGGGAGACAGTCCAATTCGAATTGAGGAACACTTCACAG cTTCAAATCTTAGATTGATTGAACGATTATATGGTGACCATGGGCTTGATGCAATGGATTGGCTAAGAAAGGATGCACCTCGCTTTTTGCCTGTCATATTAAACCGCTTGAGGCAGAAACATGTAGAATGTGTAAGGATGAGTGTTGCTTGTAAACCAGAGTGGGCTAAAGTACATGCTGCGAATCATCATAAATCACTTGATCACCGTAGCTTCTACTTTAAGCAGCAGGATAAGAAAAGCTTGAGTAATAAAG CCTTACTgacagaaatcaaagaaattagtGAGAAGAAATGGAAAGATGATGTTCTTCTTGCAATTGCTGCTGGAAATAGACGGCCTCTTCTTCCAAACTTGGAATTTGAGTATCCTGATCCAGAGATCCATGAAGATTTGTATCAGCTAATAAAATACTCCTGTGGAGAACTTTGTACAACTGAACAGATGGATGAAGTTTTAAAGATTTGGACTACTTTTTTAGAACCCATGCTTGGTGTTCCTTCTCGACCCCAGAGTTGTGAAGATACAGATGATATTGTTAAGGCTAAGAGCAATTCTTCTAGAAGTGGCACTTCAAATGATTCTAATGGTAATGATAGTCATGGTTTTGGTGCGACTCCTAATAATTTAAACACTAACGAAAACAGGGATGAGAGTATTCTGTTAGCACAGTCAAATTCTTTTAAAGAATGGTTAGCAAATGGGGATAGTGGAGTTAAAGAGAGTAGTCATCTTGATTCAGACCGCACTTCATACAAGATTGAAACTTTGGGCAGTAATACACAGCAGGGTAAAATACATATGATTGCATCCATCCCTGATGAAGTATCAAGAATCAATAAACAAGACCATCCGATTGAAAAGTTGGCGAGTGCTAATATCTCAGTGGCCTCTGGAATGGAGCAAAATGGAAGAACTAACATAGATAACACATCAG GACTTACTTCACCTCCATCTGGTCCTGGTAATGTTTCTGGCGAGGGAGGGCTTGGCTTACCTCCATCAAAG CCCGCTGATTCTACAAAACCTGTTACATCTTCAAATGGGGTTATTACTGAAGGCACCAAAGTTCACCGACCCAAAGATGAATCAGTTGGACACTTCAAAAGTGATAGAGAAGAGGGAGAATTATCTCCCAATGGAGACTTTGAAGAGGACAACTTTGCAGTTTATAGAGAAGCTGGTTTGGAGGGAGTGATTGAAGGGAAGGATAGTAGTACAAGCCGACAATACCAAAGTAGACATGGAGAAGAAGTTTGTGGTGAAGCCGGAGGAAGAAATGATCTTGATGATGAAGGCGAGGAAAGTCCTCATAGGTCGTCAGAGGACAGTGACCATGCTTTGGAAAATGGTGATGTTTCTGGTAGTGAGTCTGCTGATGGTGACGACTTTACACGAGAAGAAAAAGAGGGTAGGGATCAAGAACACAATAACAAGGCTGAGAGTGAAGGTGAAGCTGAAGAAATGGCTGATGGCAATGATGTTGAGGGAGATAGTTCCTTGGTACCAATTTCAGAACACTTTCTTCTCACGGCAAAGCCTCTGGCAAAATATGTCATGCCAGTGTTGCACGAAAAAGAACATTATAGAGTCTTTTATGGAAATGATTCCTTTTATGTGCTGTTTAGATTACATCAG AAATTGTACGAGAGGATTCGGTCGGCAAAGGTTAACTCGTCCTCTGATGAAAGGAAATGGGGGACTACAAATGATACTAGCTCTACTGAACAATATGGCAG GTTCTTGAATTCTCTTTATGACTTCCTGGACGGTTCTTCTGATAATACGAAGTTTGAGGATGACTGTCGAGCTATTGTTGGAACTCAGTCATATGTTTTGTTCACAATAGACAAGCTAATATATAAACTTGTTAAACAT CTTCAAGCTGTTGCAGATGATGAGATGGATaacaagcttcttcaattataTGCACATGAGAAATCAAGAAAACCTGAAAGATTTTTTGATACAGTCTATCATGACAATGCTCGCATTCTTCTTCACGATGACAATATATATCGAGTTGAATGT TCACCTGCACCTACTCGTTTGTCTATTCAACTGATGGACTACGGGCGTGATAAGCCCGAAGTGACTGCTGTGTCAATTGACCCAAAATTTTCAGCATATCTGCACAATGACTTCCTAGCTGTTGTCCCTGACCAAAATAAGAAGTCTGGAATTTTCTTGAATAG GAATAAACGCAAATATGCCACTGTCGATGAATTTACCAGCCAGGCCATGGATGGAGTCGACGTTTTCAATGGCTTGGAGTGCAAGATAGCTTGCAGTTCGTCTAAG GTTTCATATGTTTTAGATACCGAAGACTTTTTAATACGAACAAGAAGCAGAAGGAGAACCTTGCATCATAACAATTCATTCCATGAAAAGGCCAAGCCTTCAGAGAAATGTTCAAGCAGAGCTCAACGGTATCACCAGTTGTTTACAATCACATGA
- the LOC112791855 gene encoding paired amphipathic helix protein Sin3-like 3 isoform X1 → MKKLLNKASICFSSFLFCIVLFFTYLSGFFFCVEKRRCCGRVICSSCTSQSLSQIKRPMVSSKGEPSGQPHVAIDNAVQKLTHDDAVKYLKTVKDAFHDKPKKYADFLKVMKDFKAQRTDTDGVVARVKKLFKGHRNLIVGFNAFLPKKHEIELPLEDEQPQRNKPVDFVEAVNFVGKVKSRFQGDDSVYKSFLDILEMYRKKTKTMSEVHLEVAALFRGHEDLLEEFTRFLPDKSYAMPAVVPMDVEKKESTMASNEDPGAEPFHDEHEKFDLCPMSSTCEDKSSLKSMCSQVGAFLEKVKEKSRTPEVYQEFLKCLLFYSREIITRQELQSSVGDLLGKFPDLMDGFNDFLVQCEKNEGFFAGVMNKKSLQNEGHGLKALKAEDMDIDQGVEKEMDGELPITASCIETLFEKIVIGCKSIIKKVSC, encoded by the exons ATGAAAAAACTGTTAAACAAAGCTTCAATTTGTTTTTCTTCGTTTTTGTTTTGTATTGTTTTGTTTTTCACATATctatctggtttttttttttgtgtagagAAAAGACGTTGCTGTGGAAGGGTAATCTGCAGTTCGTGCACTTCACAATcact TTCTCAGATCAAAAGACCAATGGTATCTTCTAAAGGAGAACC CTCGGGGCAACCCCATGTTGCGATTGACAATGCTGTTCAGAAACTGACCCACGATGATGCCGTAAAATACCTGAAGACCGTGAAGGATGCGTTTCATGATAAGCCGAAAAAGTATGCTGACTTTTTAAAAGTAATGAAAGATTTCAAGGCTCAAAG AACTGATACAGATGGTGTCGTAGCAAGAGTGAAGAAGCTATTTAAAGGGCATAGAAATCTAATTGTAGGGTTTAACGCCTTCTTGCCTAAGAAACATGAAATTGAACTTCCACTGGAGGATGAACAACCTCAGCGGAATAAGCCTGTTGATTTTGTTGAAGCTGTAAATTTTGTGGGCAAGGTCAAG AGCCGGTTTCAAGGCGATGACAGCGTCTATAAGTCGTTTCTTGATATATTGGAGATGTACAGAAAGAAAACCAAGACTATGTCTGAGGTTCACTTAGAG GTTGCTGCACTTTTCCGTGGCCATGAAGATCTTCTTGAGGAGTTTACTCGTTTTCTTCCTGATAAGAGCTATGCAATGCCAGCTGTTGTACCAATGGATGTTGAAAAG AAAGAAAGTACCATGGCTTCTAATGAGGACCCTGGTGCTGAACCATTCCATGATGAACATGAAAAGTTTGACCTGTGCCCTATGTCATCTACTTGTGAAGATAAAAGCTCTTTGAAAA GTATGTGTAGTCAAGTCGGTGCTTTCCTTGAAAAAGTCAAGGAGAAATCTCGAACTCCTGAGGTTTACCAGGAATTTTTGAAGTGTCTACTTTTCTACAGCAGGGAAATAATTACCCGACAAGAATTGCAGTCATCG GTGGGTGATTTGCTGGGGAAATTTCCAGATCTTATGGATGGATTTAATGATTTTTTGGTACAATGCGAGAAGAATG AAGGATTTTTTGCTGGCGTCATGAATAAAA AGTCCTTGCAGAATGAAGGACATGGATTGAAAGCATTGAAGGCAGAGGACATGGATATAGATCAAGGGGTGGAAAAAGAAATGGATGGAGAGTTACCAATTACTGCCTCATGCATCGAAACACTATTTGAAAAAATAGTCATAGGATGCAAAAGCATAATAAAAAAAGTTAGTTGCTGA
- the LOC112791855 gene encoding paired amphipathic helix protein Sin3-like 3 isoform X2, with product MKKLLNKASICFSSFLFCIVLFFTYLSGFFFCVEKRRCCGRVICSSCTSQSLSQIKRPMVSSKGEPSGQPHVAIDNAVQKLTHDDAVKYLKTVKDAFHDKPKKYADFLKVMKDFKAQRTDTDGVVARVKKLFKGHRNLIVGFNAFLPKKHEIELPLEDEQPQRNKPVDFVEAVNFVGKVKSRFQGDDSVYKSFLDILEMYRKKTKTMSEVHLEVAALFRGHEDLLEEFTRFLPDKSYAMPAVVPMDVEKKESTMASNEDPGAEPFHDEHEKFDLCPMSSTCEDKSSLKSMCSQVGAFLEKVKEKSRTPEVYQEFLKCLLFYSREIITRQELQSSVGDLLGKFPDLMDGFNDFLVQCEKNEGFFAGVMNKKSLQNEGHGLKALKAEDMDIDQGVEKEMDGELPITASCIETLFEKIVIGCKSIIKKE from the exons ATGAAAAAACTGTTAAACAAAGCTTCAATTTGTTTTTCTTCGTTTTTGTTTTGTATTGTTTTGTTTTTCACATATctatctggtttttttttttgtgtagagAAAAGACGTTGCTGTGGAAGGGTAATCTGCAGTTCGTGCACTTCACAATcact TTCTCAGATCAAAAGACCAATGGTATCTTCTAAAGGAGAACC CTCGGGGCAACCCCATGTTGCGATTGACAATGCTGTTCAGAAACTGACCCACGATGATGCCGTAAAATACCTGAAGACCGTGAAGGATGCGTTTCATGATAAGCCGAAAAAGTATGCTGACTTTTTAAAAGTAATGAAAGATTTCAAGGCTCAAAG AACTGATACAGATGGTGTCGTAGCAAGAGTGAAGAAGCTATTTAAAGGGCATAGAAATCTAATTGTAGGGTTTAACGCCTTCTTGCCTAAGAAACATGAAATTGAACTTCCACTGGAGGATGAACAACCTCAGCGGAATAAGCCTGTTGATTTTGTTGAAGCTGTAAATTTTGTGGGCAAGGTCAAG AGCCGGTTTCAAGGCGATGACAGCGTCTATAAGTCGTTTCTTGATATATTGGAGATGTACAGAAAGAAAACCAAGACTATGTCTGAGGTTCACTTAGAG GTTGCTGCACTTTTCCGTGGCCATGAAGATCTTCTTGAGGAGTTTACTCGTTTTCTTCCTGATAAGAGCTATGCAATGCCAGCTGTTGTACCAATGGATGTTGAAAAG AAAGAAAGTACCATGGCTTCTAATGAGGACCCTGGTGCTGAACCATTCCATGATGAACATGAAAAGTTTGACCTGTGCCCTATGTCATCTACTTGTGAAGATAAAAGCTCTTTGAAAA GTATGTGTAGTCAAGTCGGTGCTTTCCTTGAAAAAGTCAAGGAGAAATCTCGAACTCCTGAGGTTTACCAGGAATTTTTGAAGTGTCTACTTTTCTACAGCAGGGAAATAATTACCCGACAAGAATTGCAGTCATCG GTGGGTGATTTGCTGGGGAAATTTCCAGATCTTATGGATGGATTTAATGATTTTTTGGTACAATGCGAGAAGAATG AAGGATTTTTTGCTGGCGTCATGAATAAAA AGTCCTTGCAGAATGAAGGACATGGATTGAAAGCATTGAAGGCAGAGGACATGGATATAGATCAAGGGGTGGAAAAAGAAATGGATGGAGAGTTACCAATTACTGCCTCATGCATCGAAACACTATTTGAAAAAATAGTCATAGGATGCAAAAGCATAATAAAAAAA GAAtga
- the LOC112791855 gene encoding paired amphipathic helix protein Sin3-like 3 isoform X4 has product MVSSKGEPSGQPHVAIDNAVQKLTHDDAVKYLKTVKDAFHDKPKKYADFLKVMKDFKAQRTDTDGVVARVKKLFKGHRNLIVGFNAFLPKKHEIELPLEDEQPQRNKPVDFVEAVNFVGKVKSRFQGDDSVYKSFLDILEMYRKKTKTMSEVHLEVAALFRGHEDLLEEFTRFLPDKSYAMPAVVPMDVEKKESTMASNEDPGAEPFHDEHEKFDLCPMSSTCEDKSSLKSMCSQVGAFLEKVKEKSRTPEVYQEFLKCLLFYSREIITRQELQSSVGDLLGKFPDLMDGFNDFLVQCEKNEGFFAGVMNKKSLQNEGHGLKALKAEDMDIDQGVEKEMDGELPITASCIETLFEKIVIGCKSIIKKVSC; this is encoded by the exons ATGGTATCTTCTAAAGGAGAACC CTCGGGGCAACCCCATGTTGCGATTGACAATGCTGTTCAGAAACTGACCCACGATGATGCCGTAAAATACCTGAAGACCGTGAAGGATGCGTTTCATGATAAGCCGAAAAAGTATGCTGACTTTTTAAAAGTAATGAAAGATTTCAAGGCTCAAAG AACTGATACAGATGGTGTCGTAGCAAGAGTGAAGAAGCTATTTAAAGGGCATAGAAATCTAATTGTAGGGTTTAACGCCTTCTTGCCTAAGAAACATGAAATTGAACTTCCACTGGAGGATGAACAACCTCAGCGGAATAAGCCTGTTGATTTTGTTGAAGCTGTAAATTTTGTGGGCAAGGTCAAG AGCCGGTTTCAAGGCGATGACAGCGTCTATAAGTCGTTTCTTGATATATTGGAGATGTACAGAAAGAAAACCAAGACTATGTCTGAGGTTCACTTAGAG GTTGCTGCACTTTTCCGTGGCCATGAAGATCTTCTTGAGGAGTTTACTCGTTTTCTTCCTGATAAGAGCTATGCAATGCCAGCTGTTGTACCAATGGATGTTGAAAAG AAAGAAAGTACCATGGCTTCTAATGAGGACCCTGGTGCTGAACCATTCCATGATGAACATGAAAAGTTTGACCTGTGCCCTATGTCATCTACTTGTGAAGATAAAAGCTCTTTGAAAA GTATGTGTAGTCAAGTCGGTGCTTTCCTTGAAAAAGTCAAGGAGAAATCTCGAACTCCTGAGGTTTACCAGGAATTTTTGAAGTGTCTACTTTTCTACAGCAGGGAAATAATTACCCGACAAGAATTGCAGTCATCG GTGGGTGATTTGCTGGGGAAATTTCCAGATCTTATGGATGGATTTAATGATTTTTTGGTACAATGCGAGAAGAATG AAGGATTTTTTGCTGGCGTCATGAATAAAA AGTCCTTGCAGAATGAAGGACATGGATTGAAAGCATTGAAGGCAGAGGACATGGATATAGATCAAGGGGTGGAAAAAGAAATGGATGGAGAGTTACCAATTACTGCCTCATGCATCGAAACACTATTTGAAAAAATAGTCATAGGATGCAAAAGCATAATAAAAAAAGTTAGTTGCTGA
- the LOC112791853 gene encoding pyruvate dehydrogenase E1 component subunit alpha, mitochondrial translates to MALSRSGSNLLKPISPFFSCAPSILSRSISSSNDSITVETSIPFTAHNCEPPSRSVTTSAAELRSFFRDMALMRRMEIAADSLYKAKLIRGFCHLYDGQEAVAVGMEAAITRKDCIITAYRDHCTFLSRGGNLVEVFAELMGRRAGMSNGKGGSMHFYRKEGGFYGGHGIVGAQVPLGCGLAFAQKYSKDENVTFAMYGDGAANQGQLFEALNIAALWDLPAILVCENNHYGMGTAEWRAAKSPAYYKRGDYVPGLKVDGMDAFAVKQACKFAKEHALKNGPIILEMDTYRYHGHSMSDPGSTYRTRDEISGVRQERDPIERIRKLLLSHEISTETELKDIEKEVRKEVDNAISKAKESEMPDPSELFTNVYVKGFGVEAYGADRKELRATLP, encoded by the exons ATGGCTCTCTCGCGTTCCGGATCCAATCTCCTGAAACCGATCTCACCTTTCTTCTCCTGCGCCCCATCGATTCTCAGCCGTTCGATCTCTTCCTCCAATGATTCCATCACCGTCGAGACCTCAATCCCCTTCACCGCTCACAACTGCGAACCTCCGTCGCGCTCCGTCACCACCTCCGCCGCCGAGCTCCGCTCTTTCTTCCGCGACATGGCCCTCATGCGCCGAATGGAGATCGCCGCCGACAGCCTCTACAAGGCTAAGCTCATCCGCGGCTTCTGCCACCTTTACGACGGTCAGGAGGCTGTCGCCGTCGGAATGGAGGCCGCCATCACCAGGAAGGATTGCATCATCACCGCGTACCGCGACCACTGCACCTTCCTCAGCCGCGGTGGAAACCTAGTCGAGGTTTTCGCCGAGCTCATGGGACGCCGCGCCGGAATGTCCAACGGCAAGGGCGGATCCATGCACTTTTACCGCAAGGAAGGCGGATTCTACGGCGGCCACGGCATCGTCGGAGCTCAGGTTCCGCTCGGTTGCGGATTGGCGTTCGCACAGAAGTACTCGAAGGATGAGAATGTGACTTTTGCTATGTATGGTGATGGTGCTGCTAATCAGGGACAGTTGTTTGAGGCTCTTAACATTGCTGCGCTTTGGGATTTGCCTGCAATTTTGGTCTGCGAGAATAACCATT ATGGAATGGGAACTGCTGAGTGGAGAGCTGCAAAGAGTCCTGCTTATTACAAGCGTGGGGATTATGTTCCCGGATTGAAG GTAGATGGCATGGATGCTTTTGCTGTGAAACAAGCATGCAAATTTGCAAAGGAGCATGCTTTAAAGAATGGACCAATT ATTCTTGAAATGGACACATACAGGTATCATGGTCACTCCATGTCTGACCCTGGTAGCACATACCGTACACGTGATGAGATTAGTGGTGTTAGACAG GAGCGTGATCCAATTGAGAGAATAAGAAAGTTGTTGCTGTCTCATGAGATTTCTACTGAGACAGAGCTAAAG GACATCGAGAAGGAGGTCAGAAAAGAAGTTGACAACGCCATTTCAAAAGCAAAG gagagtgagatgccagaTCCATCTGAACTATTTACTAATGTGTACGTTAAGGGTTTTGGTGTTGAG GCATATGGTGCTGATAGGAAAGAACTTAGAGCTACTCTGCCCTAA
- the LOC112791855 gene encoding paired amphipathic helix protein Sin3-like 3 isoform X3 has product MVICLQFGSGNVARGCYLDAYISSQIKRPMVSSKGEPSGQPHVAIDNAVQKLTHDDAVKYLKTVKDAFHDKPKKYADFLKVMKDFKAQRTDTDGVVARVKKLFKGHRNLIVGFNAFLPKKHEIELPLEDEQPQRNKPVDFVEAVNFVGKVKSRFQGDDSVYKSFLDILEMYRKKTKTMSEVHLEVAALFRGHEDLLEEFTRFLPDKSYAMPAVVPMDVEKKESTMASNEDPGAEPFHDEHEKFDLCPMSSTCEDKSSLKSMCSQVGAFLEKVKEKSRTPEVYQEFLKCLLFYSREIITRQELQSSVGDLLGKFPDLMDGFNDFLVQCEKNEGFFAGVMNKKSLQNEGHGLKALKAEDMDIDQGVEKEMDGELPITASCIETLFEKIVIGCKSIIKKVSC; this is encoded by the exons ATGGTGATCTGTTTGCAATTCGGGTCTGGAAATGTTGCTCGTGGTTGTTACTTGGATGCTTACATAAGTTCTCAGATCAAAAGACCAATGGTATCTTCTAAAGGAGAACC CTCGGGGCAACCCCATGTTGCGATTGACAATGCTGTTCAGAAACTGACCCACGATGATGCCGTAAAATACCTGAAGACCGTGAAGGATGCGTTTCATGATAAGCCGAAAAAGTATGCTGACTTTTTAAAAGTAATGAAAGATTTCAAGGCTCAAAG AACTGATACAGATGGTGTCGTAGCAAGAGTGAAGAAGCTATTTAAAGGGCATAGAAATCTAATTGTAGGGTTTAACGCCTTCTTGCCTAAGAAACATGAAATTGAACTTCCACTGGAGGATGAACAACCTCAGCGGAATAAGCCTGTTGATTTTGTTGAAGCTGTAAATTTTGTGGGCAAGGTCAAG AGCCGGTTTCAAGGCGATGACAGCGTCTATAAGTCGTTTCTTGATATATTGGAGATGTACAGAAAGAAAACCAAGACTATGTCTGAGGTTCACTTAGAG GTTGCTGCACTTTTCCGTGGCCATGAAGATCTTCTTGAGGAGTTTACTCGTTTTCTTCCTGATAAGAGCTATGCAATGCCAGCTGTTGTACCAATGGATGTTGAAAAG AAAGAAAGTACCATGGCTTCTAATGAGGACCCTGGTGCTGAACCATTCCATGATGAACATGAAAAGTTTGACCTGTGCCCTATGTCATCTACTTGTGAAGATAAAAGCTCTTTGAAAA GTATGTGTAGTCAAGTCGGTGCTTTCCTTGAAAAAGTCAAGGAGAAATCTCGAACTCCTGAGGTTTACCAGGAATTTTTGAAGTGTCTACTTTTCTACAGCAGGGAAATAATTACCCGACAAGAATTGCAGTCATCG GTGGGTGATTTGCTGGGGAAATTTCCAGATCTTATGGATGGATTTAATGATTTTTTGGTACAATGCGAGAAGAATG AAGGATTTTTTGCTGGCGTCATGAATAAAA AGTCCTTGCAGAATGAAGGACATGGATTGAAAGCATTGAAGGCAGAGGACATGGATATAGATCAAGGGGTGGAAAAAGAAATGGATGGAGAGTTACCAATTACTGCCTCATGCATCGAAACACTATTTGAAAAAATAGTCATAGGATGCAAAAGCATAATAAAAAAAGTTAGTTGCTGA